A window from Agrobacterium tumefaciens encodes these proteins:
- a CDS encoding class I SAM-dependent methyltransferase codes for MAASKNDLTADVAAYYTRTLKEHGATPRGVDWFGEEGQRNRFVQLARLLPVSGFSVNDLGCGYGAFHNFLSESHTDFQYIGYDVSAAMVQAARDVLPKVGVTILQAAKPTQVADFTVASGIFNVRMQRNPQEWQDYILATLDTIDAASTKGFAFNCLTSYSDAERMRTDLHYADPIAMFDRCKRFYARNVALLHDYDLWEFTILVRKSA; via the coding sequence ATGGCCGCGTCGAAAAATGATCTGACGGCCGACGTCGCCGCATATTATACCCGGACTTTGAAGGAGCACGGAGCTACCCCACGCGGCGTAGACTGGTTTGGCGAAGAAGGCCAACGCAACCGTTTTGTCCAGTTGGCAAGGTTGCTGCCGGTCAGCGGCTTTTCGGTTAATGACCTGGGTTGCGGCTATGGCGCATTCCATAACTTCCTGTCGGAAAGCCATACTGATTTCCAGTACATCGGCTACGATGTCTCCGCGGCCATGGTGCAAGCCGCCCGCGATGTGCTACCCAAAGTAGGGGTTACCATTCTGCAGGCCGCAAAACCCACCCAAGTGGCAGACTTCACGGTGGCCTCAGGCATCTTCAATGTCCGAATGCAGCGTAATCCTCAGGAGTGGCAGGACTATATCCTTGCGACGTTGGATACGATCGACGCGGCCTCGACAAAGGGCTTCGCCTTCAATTGCCTCACCAGCTACTCGGATGCCGAGCGGATGCGGACGGACTTACATTACGCAGATCCCATCGCGATGTTTGATCGCTGCAAGCGCTTCTATGCCCGCAATGTAGCATTGCTGCATGATTACGACTTATGGGAATTCACCATTCTGGTCCGAAAATCGGCCTGA
- a CDS encoding acetyltransferase, with translation MTRPLILFGTGEIAELAHFYFTRDSDHHVVAFCVDGSYLREDHFQGLPVLAFEEVSAHFAPETHAMFVALAYAKLNDLRAEKVAAAEAAGYELTSYVSSRATVLNDGHFGPNAFVLENNTIQPFATIGRNVTLWSGNHIGHHSTIGDNVFISSHVVVSGGVTIGENCFIGVNSTLRDHVTVGARCVLGAGTVVLADMEAGGVYSPTATERSRVPSSRLRTI, from the coding sequence TTGACCCGCCCCTTAATTCTGTTCGGCACCGGCGAAATCGCTGAATTGGCGCACTTTTACTTTACGCGAGACAGCGACCATCATGTTGTAGCCTTCTGCGTTGACGGTTCTTATCTGCGAGAAGATCACTTCCAAGGTCTGCCCGTGTTGGCCTTCGAGGAAGTGAGCGCGCATTTTGCACCCGAGACGCACGCCATGTTTGTTGCGCTGGCCTACGCCAAGCTAAACGATCTTAGGGCGGAAAAGGTGGCGGCGGCAGAGGCGGCAGGCTACGAGCTTACCAGCTATGTCTCATCCCGTGCAACGGTCCTGAACGACGGGCATTTCGGGCCGAATGCCTTCGTGCTCGAAAACAACACGATACAGCCCTTCGCCACGATAGGTCGAAACGTTACTCTTTGGAGCGGTAACCACATCGGCCATCATTCAACGATCGGCGATAACGTGTTTATTTCGTCCCATGTGGTCGTCTCCGGGGGAGTGACGATCGGGGAGAACTGCTTTATCGGCGTTAACAGCACTCTGCGCGACCACGTAACCGTGGGTGCGCGGTGCGTCCTGGGTGCGGGAACGGTAGTACTCGCCGATATGGAGGCTGGCGGTGTCTATTCCCCTACGGCAACAGAGCGATCCCGCGTGCCCTCTTCCCGACTTAGGACAATCTGA